A part of Paenibacillus sp. sptzw28 genomic DNA contains:
- a CDS encoding metal ABC transporter substrate-binding protein, with protein sequence MILLLSGCGGSGSGKLVEGKTNVVTSFYPLYFLANEIGGKEVNVINLIPAGVEPHDWSPKSRDLDVVSKAQLFLYNGAGLEGWVDDFFQGLPADSKLITVKASEGIATIEGNPEEEEEHAGESDHNHESGSVDPHTWVSPKSMLVMAGNVRDSLVKADPGHQADYEANFAALSSKLTALDGEYEEKLKAVPNKDIVVSHQAFGYLARDYGLHQVPIMGLSPDAEPKAQDLLNIAKFVEENHVKYIFFEELVSDELAKTLARETGASTLVLNPIEGLTPSEEKNGDDYFSLMDKNLQNLLKALQ encoded by the coding sequence ATGATTCTTCTCCTTTCGGGCTGCGGCGGATCAGGTTCCGGCAAGCTGGTCGAAGGAAAGACTAACGTCGTTACAAGCTTTTACCCGCTTTATTTCCTGGCTAATGAAATCGGCGGCAAAGAGGTCAATGTGATAAATTTGATACCGGCCGGCGTGGAGCCGCATGATTGGAGTCCGAAGAGCCGAGATCTCGATGTCGTCTCCAAGGCTCAGCTGTTTCTGTATAATGGGGCAGGGCTGGAGGGCTGGGTAGACGATTTTTTTCAGGGCCTGCCGGCTGACAGCAAGCTCATAACGGTAAAAGCGAGCGAAGGCATTGCAACGATAGAAGGCAATCCCGAGGAGGAAGAGGAGCATGCGGGCGAATCGGACCATAATCATGAAAGCGGGAGCGTAGATCCGCATACATGGGTAAGTCCCAAATCAATGCTCGTTATGGCGGGAAATGTGCGGGATAGCCTGGTCAAAGCCGATCCCGGTCATCAAGCGGATTACGAAGCGAATTTTGCCGCATTAAGCAGTAAGCTTACCGCGCTTGACGGCGAGTACGAGGAAAAGCTGAAGGCTGTACCCAATAAAGACATCGTCGTTTCGCACCAGGCCTTCGGTTATCTGGCGCGCGATTACGGTCTCCATCAGGTTCCGATCATGGGATTGTCGCCGGATGCTGAGCCCAAAGCGCAGGATTTGCTGAATATCGCGAAGTTCGTTGAGGAGAATCATGTCAAATATATTTTCTTCGAGGAGCTGGTTTCGGATGAATTGGCCAAAACGCTGGCAAGAGAAACGGGTGCAAGCACATTGGTTCTGAATCCGATTGAAGGTCTGACACCGAGCGAAGAGAAGAATGGTGATGACTATTTCTCATTGATGGACAAAAATTTGCAAAATCTGCTCAAGGCATTACAATAG